In Lepus europaeus isolate LE1 chromosome 9, mLepTim1.pri, whole genome shotgun sequence, the following are encoded in one genomic region:
- the TRH gene encoding thyrotropin releasing hormone, with protein MMPGAWLLLALAWTLTLTGGVPGGRAQPELVHQEAATAPERPGLEELLRQAERLLLLQEDLQRLRGDQGELPESQILQLDRLPKRQHPGKREEEAEEGVEEEEEEEGGAAGPHKRQHPGRREDGASWAADGTQHKRQHPGPRSPWLEYAATKRQHPGRRMVDPKVQRSWEEEEEEEEGEGALMPEKRQHPGKRALGGPCGPRGACGEAGLLLGLLDGLSRGQGVDEKRQHPGRRAAWAREPLEE; from the exons ATGATGCCCGGCGCTTGGTTGCTACTCGCCCTGGCTTGGACCTTGACCCTGACCGGtggtgtccctggtggccgcgcGCAGCCAGAGTTGGTCCATCAAGAGGCGGCGACGGCCCCTGAACGTCCTGGCCTGGAAGAACTCCTGCGCCAGGCTgagcgcctcctcctcctccaggaagacctACAGCGGCTGCGAGGAGACCAGGGCGAGCTCCCAG AGTCCCAGATCCTCCAACTCGACCGGCTTCCCAAGCGCCAGCATCCAGGcaaaagggaggaggaagccgAAGAGGGAgttgaagaggaggaggaggaagaagggggtgCTGCAGGACCCCACAAAAGGCAGCACCCCGGCCGCCGGGAGGATGGGGCTTCCTGGGCAGCCGATGGAACCCAGCACAAGCGGCAGCATCCTGGCCCACGCTCCCCCTGGCTCGAGTACGCTGCCACCAAGAGGCAGCACCCAGGCAGGAGGATGGTGGACCCTAAGGTCCAGAGGagctgggaggaagaggaagaggaggaggagggagagggagccctGATGCCCGAGAAACGCCAGCACCCTGGCAAGAGGGCCCTGGGAGGCCCCTGTGGGCCCCGGGGAGCCTGCGGTGAGGCAGGTCTTCTGCTGGGGCTCCTGGACGGCCTGAGCAGGGGCCAGGGGGTGGATGAGAAGCGGCAACACCCAGGGCGGCGGGCGGCCTGGGCCAGGGAGCCCCTGGAGGAGTGA